The Stenotrophomonas maltophilia genome includes a region encoding these proteins:
- the rodA gene encoding rod shape-determining protein RodA gives MKVFLRWAGDMLRRFFSTLDWVLCLALGALMVIGLATLKSAGGDGLVMAQGARFAVGMAALWGISRVPILRIRSATPMIYAISMIPLLAVFVLGTGKYGRQWLDLKFFYLQPAELLKVSLPMMVAWYLHKMPLPPRFNTVLVALIIIGVPTGLVMLQPDFGTGVLIAASGVFVLLLAGLPWWWVGLGVGGVAAVAPVAWFWLLRPYQKDRIMMFLDPEMDALGAGWNIIQSKIAIGSGGFDGKGWGEGSQSHLNFIPEQTTDFAFSVLSEEFGWMGVALVLTLYLVVIGRCLWIASQSRDSYSRLLAGATGLAFFVYVLVNGGMISGLLPVVGVPMPLISYGGTSAVSLLAGFGLVMAVRSHNPVHGGYG, from the coding sequence ATGAAAGTGTTCCTGCGCTGGGCCGGCGACATGCTGCGCCGCTTCTTCAGCACGCTGGACTGGGTGTTGTGCCTGGCCCTGGGCGCGCTGATGGTGATCGGCCTGGCCACCTTGAAGAGTGCCGGTGGCGACGGCCTGGTGATGGCCCAGGGCGCGCGTTTCGCGGTGGGCATGGCTGCACTGTGGGGCATCTCGCGGGTGCCGATCCTGCGCATCCGCTCGGCCACGCCGATGATCTATGCGATCTCCATGATTCCGCTGCTGGCGGTGTTCGTGCTCGGCACCGGCAAGTACGGCCGGCAGTGGCTGGACCTGAAGTTCTTCTACCTGCAGCCGGCCGAGCTGCTGAAGGTCAGCCTGCCGATGATGGTGGCCTGGTACCTGCACAAGATGCCGCTGCCGCCGCGCTTCAACACCGTGCTCGTGGCCTTGATCATCATCGGCGTGCCGACCGGCCTGGTGATGTTGCAGCCCGACTTCGGTACCGGCGTGCTGATCGCCGCCAGTGGCGTGTTCGTACTGCTGCTGGCAGGCCTGCCGTGGTGGTGGGTCGGGCTGGGCGTGGGCGGCGTGGCTGCGGTCGCGCCGGTGGCCTGGTTCTGGCTGCTGCGGCCGTACCAGAAGGACCGCATCATGATGTTCCTGGACCCGGAGATGGATGCACTGGGGGCCGGCTGGAACATCATCCAGTCGAAGATCGCGATCGGGTCCGGTGGCTTCGATGGCAAGGGCTGGGGCGAGGGCTCGCAGTCGCACCTGAACTTCATTCCCGAACAGACCACCGACTTCGCGTTCTCGGTGCTGAGCGAGGAGTTCGGCTGGATGGGTGTGGCCCTGGTGCTGACCCTGTACCTGGTGGTGATCGGGCGTTGCCTGTGGATCGCCAGCCAGTCGCGCGATTCCTATTCGCGCCTGTTGGCCGGCGCTACCGGCCTGGCGTTCTTCGTCTATGTACTGGTGAACGGCGGGATGATTTCCGGCCTGCTGCCGGTGGTGGGCGTGCCGATGCCGCTGATCAGCTACGGCGGTACCTCGGCGGTGTCACTGCTGGCCGGCTTCGGCCTGGTGATGGCCGTACGCAGTCACAACCCGGTGCACGGCGGCTACGGCTAG
- the mrdA gene encoding penicillin-binding protein 2, translating into MIPRRQVKNPHAEAEQFRRRAALGFLGVLVCLLGLGGWYFKLQVLDHDVYATRSEANRIKPRPVVPGRGMIYDRNGRLLAENVPAFRLDVTPDKVKDMDATLEGLAKIISISPEELEAFNKSRKARRKFLPVTLKLRMSDEEMARFAVDRWRFPGVELEPYLTRRYPYGDLFAHIIGYVGRVDDKDLEILGEGNAALTHIGKSGLERYYEQQLRGKVGYEQVETNVQGRAIRTIGRVAAQSGADLRLSIDADLQRAMVAAFGDQEGSAVAMDPRTGEVLAMVSLPSYDPNLFVNGISHADFKALNENPSRPQFNRLVLGGVAPGSTLKPLIGLAGLDSGVRRPEDKVLSTGMFYLPGTSRGWGDAHRGGHGWTDLRKSIAESVNTYYYKLALDLGIERFDHYMEYYGFGQPTGIDLTGEIGGILPSPAYKRKTRKEAWYPGDTVNISIGQGDWKVTPLQLARGVSALADGQLRTPHLVIQQRDGFDSDWTAAPPGESKPVSPNPNNVQAVREGMMATMRPGGSGWRVAVGAPYVMAGKTGTAQVISRKGTAAVNPKSLPMHLRHRALFVGFAPVENPVIAIAVAVEGGGYGGSAAAPIARKVFDAYLLGKMPEGMQPLDSERGTTAIGATAFDNEDAGARQAGDLAAAQLGEHPAQVGAPTPEPAPAPQPGTPAAAAVPATPRPTVAEPAR; encoded by the coding sequence ATGATCCCGCGCCGCCAGGTCAAGAACCCGCACGCCGAAGCCGAACAGTTCCGCCGCCGTGCGGCGCTGGGTTTCCTGGGCGTGCTGGTCTGCCTGCTGGGCCTGGGCGGCTGGTACTTCAAGCTGCAGGTGCTGGACCACGACGTCTACGCCACGCGCTCGGAAGCCAACCGCATCAAGCCGCGGCCGGTGGTGCCCGGGCGCGGCATGATCTACGACCGCAACGGTCGCCTGCTGGCCGAGAACGTGCCAGCGTTCCGCCTGGACGTGACCCCGGACAAGGTCAAGGACATGGACGCCACCCTGGAAGGACTGGCGAAGATCATCAGCATCAGCCCGGAAGAGCTGGAAGCGTTCAACAAATCGCGCAAGGCGCGCCGCAAGTTCCTGCCGGTCACGCTGAAGCTGCGCATGAGCGACGAGGAGATGGCGCGCTTCGCCGTCGACCGTTGGCGCTTCCCCGGCGTCGAGCTTGAGCCCTACCTGACCCGGCGTTATCCGTACGGTGACCTGTTCGCGCACATCATCGGCTATGTCGGCCGCGTCGACGACAAGGATCTGGAGATCCTCGGCGAAGGCAATGCCGCGCTGACCCACATCGGCAAGTCCGGCCTGGAGCGCTATTACGAGCAGCAGTTGCGCGGCAAGGTCGGCTACGAGCAGGTCGAAACCAACGTGCAGGGCCGTGCCATCCGCACCATCGGCCGGGTGGCCGCGCAGTCCGGCGCCGACCTGCGGCTGTCGATCGACGCGGACCTGCAGCGTGCCATGGTGGCCGCCTTCGGCGACCAGGAAGGCTCGGCAGTGGCGATGGACCCGCGTACCGGCGAGGTGCTGGCGATGGTCAGCCTGCCGTCCTACGACCCCAACCTGTTCGTCAACGGCATTTCCCATGCCGACTTCAAAGCGCTGAACGAGAACCCGTCGCGGCCGCAGTTCAACCGCCTGGTGCTCGGCGGCGTCGCTCCCGGTTCCACGCTGAAGCCGCTGATCGGCCTGGCCGGCCTGGACTCGGGCGTGCGCCGCCCGGAAGACAAGGTGCTGTCCACCGGCATGTTCTACCTGCCCGGCACCAGCCGTGGCTGGGGTGATGCGCATCGTGGCGGCCATGGCTGGACCGACCTGCGCAAGTCCATCGCCGAGTCGGTCAACACCTACTACTACAAGCTGGCGCTGGACCTGGGCATCGAGCGCTTCGACCATTACATGGAGTACTACGGCTTCGGCCAGCCGACCGGTATCGACCTCACCGGCGAAATCGGCGGCATCCTGCCGTCGCCGGCCTACAAGCGGAAGACCCGCAAGGAAGCCTGGTACCCCGGCGATACGGTCAACATCAGCATCGGCCAGGGCGACTGGAAGGTCACCCCGCTGCAGTTGGCGCGCGGCGTCAGCGCGCTGGCCGACGGGCAGCTGCGCACCCCGCACCTGGTGATCCAGCAGCGCGACGGCTTCGACAGCGACTGGACCGCGGCGCCGCCCGGCGAGAGCAAGCCGGTCAGCCCCAACCCCAACAACGTGCAGGCGGTGCGCGAGGGCATGATGGCGACCATGCGGCCGGGCGGCAGCGGCTGGCGTGTGGCGGTCGGTGCGCCGTACGTGATGGCCGGCAAGACCGGTACCGCGCAGGTCATCAGCCGCAAGGGCACCGCAGCGGTGAACCCGAAGAGCCTGCCCATGCACCTGCGCCACCGCGCGCTGTTCGTCGGCTTCGCGCCGGTCGAAAACCCGGTGATCGCGATCGCGGTGGCGGTGGAAGGCGGTGGCTATGGTGGTTCGGCTGCTGCGCCGATCGCCCGCAAGGTGTTCGATGCCTACCTGCTGGGCAAGATGCCCGAGGGCATGCAGCCGCTGGACAGCGAGCGTGGTACCACCGCCATCGGTGCCACCGCGTTCGACAACGAAGACGCCGGCGCACGCCAGGCCGGTGATCTGGCGGCCGCGCAGCTGGGCGAACACCCGGCGCAGGTGGGTGCCCCCACCCCCGAACCGGCCCCTGCGCCGCAGCCGGGCACGCCGGCCGCTGCCGCAGTGCCGGCCACGCCACGCCCGACGGTTGCGGAGCCCGCACGATGA
- the mreD gene encoding rod shape-determining protein MreD produces the protein MSRLRDNPWVLPASLVVALLLGLLPLPALLQPLRPYWLALVLAYWVIETPERVGLGIAFASGVVADLLYGGVLGEQALRLVMLAFILQRFRARIRFFPMSQQMLAIGGLLFNDRIVSALVHILVGEPTLPWSYWWAPLLGMGLWPLVFVLLDAVRFGKRGR, from the coding sequence ATGAGCCGCCTGCGCGACAACCCGTGGGTATTGCCGGCCAGCCTGGTCGTAGCCCTGCTGCTGGGCCTGCTGCCGTTGCCGGCGCTGCTGCAGCCGCTGCGCCCGTACTGGCTGGCGCTGGTACTGGCGTACTGGGTGATCGAGACGCCCGAGCGCGTCGGCCTGGGCATCGCTTTCGCCAGCGGCGTGGTCGCCGACCTGCTATACGGCGGCGTGCTCGGCGAACAGGCGCTGCGGCTGGTGATGCTGGCCTTCATCCTGCAGCGTTTCCGCGCCCGCATCCGCTTCTTCCCGATGTCGCAGCAGATGCTGGCCATCGGTGGCCTGTTGTTCAACGACCGCATCGTCAGCGCGCTGGTCCACATCCTGGTGGGCGAGCCGACCCTGCCGTGGTCGTACTGGTGGGCCCCGCTGTTGGGCATGGGCCTGTGGCCGCTGGTGTTCGTGCTGCTGGACGCAGTGCGCTTCGGCAAGCGCGGGCGCTGA
- a CDS encoding rod shape-determining protein produces the protein MFKKLRGMFSNDLSIDLGTANTLIYVRGQGIVLNEPSVVAVRQDRAIGGTRSVAAVGAEAKQMLGRTPGHITTIRPMKDGVIADFTYTEAMLKHFIKKVHKSRVLRPSPRVLVCVPAGSTQVERRAIKESAEEAGARDVYLIEEPMAAAIGAGMPVTEARGSMVIDIGGGTTEVAVISLNGIVYSASVRIGGDRFDESITNYVRRNHGMLIGEATAERIKVELGCAYPQAEVQELEISGRNLAEGVPKMIKISSNEVLEALHEPLSGIVSAVKLALEQTPPELCADVAERGIVLTGGGALLRDLDRLISEETGLHVQVADDPLTCVARGGGRALELVDMHGNEFFAPE, from the coding sequence ATGTTCAAGAAACTCCGTGGCATGTTCTCCAACGACCTGTCCATCGACCTGGGCACGGCCAACACCCTCATCTACGTGCGCGGGCAGGGGATCGTGCTGAACGAGCCGTCGGTCGTGGCCGTGCGCCAGGACCGTGCCATCGGTGGCACCCGCTCGGTGGCAGCCGTTGGCGCCGAGGCCAAGCAGATGCTCGGCCGTACCCCGGGCCACATCACCACCATCCGCCCGATGAAGGACGGCGTCATCGCCGACTTCACCTACACCGAGGCGATGCTCAAGCACTTCATCAAGAAGGTGCACAAGTCGCGCGTGCTGCGCCCGAGCCCACGCGTGCTGGTCTGCGTGCCGGCCGGTTCGACCCAGGTCGAGCGCCGCGCAATCAAGGAATCGGCCGAGGAAGCCGGTGCCCGTGACGTGTACCTGATCGAAGAACCGATGGCTGCCGCGATCGGCGCCGGCATGCCGGTCACCGAAGCCCGTGGCTCGATGGTCATCGACATCGGCGGCGGCACCACCGAAGTGGCGGTGATCTCGCTCAACGGCATCGTCTATTCGGCCTCGGTCCGCATCGGCGGCGACCGCTTCGACGAATCCATCACCAACTACGTGCGCCGCAACCACGGCATGCTGATCGGTGAAGCCACCGCAGAGCGCATCAAGGTCGAGCTGGGTTGTGCCTACCCGCAGGCCGAGGTGCAGGAGCTGGAGATCTCCGGCCGCAACCTCGCCGAGGGCGTGCCGAAGATGATCAAGATCAGCTCCAACGAGGTGCTTGAAGCCCTGCACGAACCGCTGTCGGGCATCGTCAGCGCGGTCAAGCTGGCGCTGGAGCAGACCCCGCCGGAACTGTGTGCCGACGTTGCCGAGCGCGGCATCGTGCTGACCGGCGGCGGCGCCCTGCTGCGTGACCTGGACCGCCTGATCTCCGAGGAAACCGGCCTGCACGTGCAGGTGGCCGACGATCCGCTGACCTGCGTGGCCCGCGGTGGCGGTCGTGCGCTGGAACTGGTGGACATGCACGGCAACGAGTTCTTTGCGCCGGAATAA
- the mltB gene encoding lytic murein transglycosylase B has protein sequence MIRRTLACMLTLGLVACATQPKSPPSSPQASSTPRQPATKAHGPAEAAPEATAATAPPVDLTPVPFEVARARFIADTAKRYGLKPEQISSVLDQAQVRQPIIAAMSRPAERVKPWNEYRPMFISKARIDGGRAFLAEHRAELDRVQQRTGVPAEVIVAIIGVETSYGKNAGSHRVLDALYTLAFYYPRSGDPAKLEREVRRELFFRDELAKLFELGREEKLDITTLKGSYAGAMGMGQFMPSSYLDYAVDGNGDGRRDLFNSYDDVFSSIANYFVKKGGWVRGGQVAVPATLAPGREEFNPTEWMPTWSLADLAQRGYQPSTPVQPGATATPITLEGSTGKQYWLGFQNYYAITRYNLSKMYAMAVFQLSQAIAGQELPPA, from the coding sequence ATGATTCGACGCACTCTGGCCTGCATGCTCACCCTCGGCCTGGTCGCCTGCGCGACCCAGCCGAAGTCCCCACCGTCTTCACCCCAGGCCAGCAGTACGCCGCGCCAGCCCGCCACCAAGGCCCATGGGCCGGCCGAGGCTGCACCCGAAGCAACTGCGGCTACCGCGCCGCCGGTGGATCTCACACCGGTGCCGTTCGAGGTCGCGCGGGCCCGCTTCATTGCCGATACCGCCAAGCGCTATGGCCTGAAGCCGGAGCAGATCAGCAGCGTGCTCGACCAGGCGCAGGTGCGCCAGCCGATCATCGCCGCGATGTCGCGCCCGGCCGAGCGGGTCAAGCCGTGGAACGAATACCGGCCGATGTTCATCAGCAAGGCACGCATTGATGGCGGTCGCGCGTTCCTGGCCGAACACCGTGCCGAACTGGATCGCGTGCAGCAGCGCACCGGCGTGCCGGCCGAAGTGATCGTGGCGATCATCGGCGTGGAAACCAGTTACGGAAAGAATGCCGGCAGCCATCGCGTGCTCGATGCGCTGTACACGCTGGCGTTCTACTACCCACGCAGCGGCGACCCGGCCAAGCTCGAACGCGAAGTGCGCCGCGAACTGTTCTTCCGCGATGAGCTGGCCAAGCTGTTCGAGCTGGGCCGCGAAGAAAAACTGGACATCACCACGCTCAAGGGCAGTTATGCCGGTGCGATGGGCATGGGCCAGTTCATGCCGTCCAGTTACCTCGATTACGCGGTGGACGGCAACGGTGATGGTCGTCGCGACCTGTTCAACAGCTACGACGACGTGTTCTCCTCCATCGCCAACTACTTCGTGAAGAAGGGGGGCTGGGTGCGTGGTGGCCAGGTTGCGGTACCGGCGACGCTGGCCCCGGGCCGCGAGGAGTTCAACCCGACCGAATGGATGCCCACCTGGTCGCTGGCCGACCTCGCACAGCGCGGCTACCAGCCGAGCACGCCGGTGCAGCCGGGCGCCACCGCCACCCCGATCACCCTGGAAGGCAGCACCGGCAAGCAGTACTGGCTGGGCTTCCAGAACTACTACGCGATCACCCGCTACAACCTCTCGAAGATGTACGCGATGGCCGTGTTCCAGCTGTCCCAGGCCATCGCCGGACAGGAGCTGCCCCCGGCATGA
- the mreC gene encoding rod shape-determining protein MreC, whose protein sequence is MPPYAGPPVASRSGDAASPLRLLAYLALAITLIVLDDQAGWLARLREQANSLVQPVWALAGLPGKLGNQVKDSAASHTQLVTENRELRNQLLLANARLTRLQTAALDNAQLRELLNVAERSGLDVQLAPILDIDLDPVKQRLVLDAGSREGVHVGQAVIDAGGLMGQVISVTGGTSTVLLLTDPDHAVPVTVARNGVRLIVYGRGDTLELRDIPLSAGVEVGDEIVTSGLGGRFPAGFPVGTITGLRPDDTHAFLVGELKPAAQLDRGRDVLLLRPGAAIRIPPELRLQLEETTPGGPATGATVPAGAAPAITTPAPVSSPVVPAAGRQQPSSQARTVAPASSLDPAAPVVPAAGRQQPSSQTRTVAPASSLDPAAPVVPAAGRQPTTPEAQR, encoded by the coding sequence GTGCCGCCCTACGCCGGTCCTCCCGTTGCCTCCCGATCCGGTGATGCCGCCAGCCCCCTGCGGTTGCTGGCCTATCTTGCGTTGGCCATCACACTGATCGTCCTTGACGATCAGGCGGGTTGGCTGGCGCGCCTGCGCGAGCAGGCCAACAGCCTGGTGCAGCCTGTGTGGGCACTGGCGGGTCTGCCCGGCAAGCTCGGCAACCAGGTCAAGGATTCCGCAGCCAGCCACACCCAGCTGGTCACCGAGAACCGTGAACTGCGCAACCAGCTGCTGCTGGCCAATGCGCGCCTGACCCGTCTGCAGACCGCGGCGCTGGACAACGCCCAGCTGCGCGAACTGCTGAACGTGGCCGAGCGCAGTGGCCTGGACGTGCAGCTGGCGCCGATCCTGGATATCGACCTGGACCCGGTGAAGCAGCGCCTGGTGCTCGACGCCGGCAGCCGCGAAGGCGTGCACGTCGGGCAGGCGGTGATCGATGCCGGTGGCCTGATGGGGCAGGTGATCAGCGTCACCGGCGGTACCTCCACCGTGCTGCTGCTGACCGACCCCGACCATGCGGTGCCGGTCACCGTGGCCCGCAACGGCGTACGCCTGATCGTCTACGGTCGCGGCGACACGCTGGAGCTGCGCGACATCCCGCTCAGCGCGGGTGTGGAAGTGGGCGATGAGATCGTCACCTCCGGCCTCGGTGGCCGCTTCCCGGCCGGCTTCCCGGTCGGCACCATCACCGGCCTGCGCCCGGACGACACCCATGCCTTCCTGGTCGGCGAACTGAAGCCAGCCGCCCAGCTGGATCGTGGCCGTGATGTGCTGCTGCTGCGCCCCGGTGCGGCGATCCGCATTCCGCCGGAACTGCGCCTGCAGCTGGAAGAAACCACTCCGGGTGGCCCGGCCACCGGCGCCACCGTGCCTGCGGGAGCCGCGCCAGCGATAACGACGCCAGCTCCGGTCAGCTCCCCGGTAGTGCCGGCCGCTGGCCGGCAACAGCCCTCGTCGCAAGCGAGGACTGTTGCCCCCGCATCCTCGCTTGATCCTGCCGCTCCGGTAGTGCCGGCCGCTGGCCGGCAACAGCCCTCATCGCAAACGAGGACTGTTGCTCCCGCATCTTCGCTTGATCCTGCTGCTCCGGTAGTGCCGGCCGCTGGCCGGCAACCGACCACGCCGGAGGCCCAGCGATGA
- the rodA gene encoding rod shape-determining protein RodA has product MEWKRLLGGCREVARTIDLPLLIALLILMGAGLAVLHSVSGPVAGQAARFAGGLASMWLLSRVSLLRLRAWTPAIYALSLLPLMAVYVIGTGKYGQRWLNLGVFYLQPSELLKLSLPLMMAWYLHRQPLPPSPRTVLTTTVLIGVPAVLILMQPNLGTATLVTASGVFALLLAGLHWGWVATGATGLAVAAPLAWFGLLRQYQKDRVLTFLDPSADPLGTGWNILQSRIAIGSGGWDGRGWGQGTQATLDFLPEYTTDFAFSVLAEEFGWIGVATVFALYLFVVGRCLWIAVHARDTHARLLAGSLGLAFFVYVLVNGGMISGLLPVVGIPMPLISYGGTSAVSLLAGIGLVMAVRGHRPVHGG; this is encoded by the coding sequence GTGGAATGGAAACGACTGCTTGGCGGCTGCCGTGAGGTGGCGCGCACGATCGATCTGCCATTGCTGATCGCGCTGCTGATCCTGATGGGCGCGGGCCTGGCGGTGCTGCACAGCGTGTCCGGTCCGGTGGCTGGGCAGGCGGCGCGTTTTGCCGGTGGCCTGGCGTCGATGTGGCTGCTGTCCCGCGTTTCGCTGCTGCGGCTGCGCGCGTGGACGCCGGCAATCTATGCGCTGTCGTTGCTGCCGCTGATGGCGGTGTATGTGATCGGTACAGGCAAGTACGGGCAGCGCTGGCTCAATCTCGGCGTGTTCTACCTGCAGCCGTCCGAACTGCTCAAGCTCAGCCTGCCGCTGATGATGGCCTGGTACCTGCATCGGCAACCGCTGCCACCGTCGCCGCGCACCGTACTGACCACCACCGTGCTGATCGGTGTACCCGCCGTGCTGATCCTGATGCAGCCCAACCTGGGCACCGCCACGCTGGTTACCGCCAGCGGCGTGTTCGCGCTGCTGCTGGCCGGATTGCACTGGGGCTGGGTGGCCACTGGCGCGACGGGCCTTGCCGTTGCCGCGCCGCTGGCCTGGTTCGGCCTGCTGCGGCAGTACCAGAAGGATCGCGTGCTGACCTTCCTTGATCCGTCGGCGGATCCGCTTGGCACCGGTTGGAACATCCTGCAGTCGCGCATCGCGATCGGCTCCGGTGGCTGGGACGGGCGCGGCTGGGGGCAGGGCACCCAGGCCACGCTGGACTTCCTGCCTGAGTACACCACGGACTTCGCGTTCTCGGTGCTGGCCGAAGAGTTCGGCTGGATCGGCGTGGCCACTGTGTTTGCGCTGTACCTGTTCGTGGTCGGCCGCTGCCTGTGGATCGCGGTGCACGCCCGCGACACGCACGCACGGTTGCTGGCCGGCAGCCTGGGCTTGGCGTTCTTCGTGTACGTACTGGTGAACGGCGGGATGATTTCCGGCCTGCTGCCGGTGGTGGGCATTCCGATGCCGTTGATCAGTTATGGAGGTACCTCGGCGGTGTCGCTGCTGGCGGGTATCGGGCTGGTGATGGCGGTGCGCGGGCACCGGCCCGTGCACGGGGGATAG
- a CDS encoding septal ring lytic transglycosylase RlpA family protein, with protein MNIRWLVPSLIVFALAACSSAPKKPATAGHGGKSSGTLVQGRGSRPAHCPEGSPYAAAKEDLSTRGNYTAGGLYKPGVRDSTPDYIPNVACIPEPEVTAEERSAIGNKSPYVVLGKSYKVLDDTHDYVERGTASYYGAKFHGRLTSNREVYDMYQFTAAHKTLPLPSFARVTNLDNGESVIVRVNDRGPFHDGRVVDLSYAAAVRLGITQRGTGNVEVRALQPGESNLMAQKPSRRERRAAEAAAATAVASARPMPAPRASTDSDIDRLVNRLPTDGAPARGQPATTRGVASTAPDVAVSSLPPSAPVVRNSAPAPAVVASTAPRAVAPAPVRAAAAAPSLSQQMVGAVMVQVASFSNRDNANRAMGQLSAAGIVGATISDIAAGGRTLFRLRVPASDHASAAELVGRIAGLGLGSPQIVKD; from the coding sequence ATGAACATCAGATGGTTGGTCCCGAGCTTGATCGTCTTCGCGCTGGCGGCCTGCAGCAGCGCGCCGAAGAAGCCGGCCACGGCCGGCCATGGTGGCAAGTCCAGCGGCACGCTGGTGCAGGGCCGTGGTTCGCGACCGGCGCACTGCCCGGAAGGTTCGCCGTATGCAGCGGCCAAGGAAGACCTCAGCACCCGCGGCAATTACACCGCTGGTGGCCTGTACAAACCAGGCGTGCGTGACAGCACGCCCGACTACATTCCCAACGTGGCCTGCATCCCCGAGCCGGAAGTGACCGCCGAGGAACGTTCGGCCATCGGCAACAAGTCGCCGTACGTGGTGCTGGGCAAGTCGTACAAAGTGCTCGACGACACCCATGACTACGTCGAGCGCGGCACCGCGTCGTACTACGGGGCCAAGTTCCACGGCCGCCTGACCTCCAACCGCGAGGTCTACGACATGTACCAGTTCACTGCCGCGCACAAGACGCTGCCGCTGCCCAGCTTCGCCCGCGTGACCAACCTGGACAACGGCGAGTCGGTGATCGTGCGTGTCAACGATCGTGGTCCGTTCCATGACGGCCGCGTGGTCGATCTCAGCTATGCCGCCGCCGTGCGCCTGGGCATCACCCAACGCGGTACCGGCAATGTCGAGGTGCGCGCGCTGCAACCGGGCGAGAGCAACCTGATGGCGCAGAAGCCGTCGCGTCGCGAGCGTCGCGCGGCTGAAGCGGCTGCCGCCACTGCAGTGGCCAGCGCGCGCCCGATGCCGGCGCCACGTGCTTCCACCGACAGTGATATCGATCGCCTGGTCAACCGCTTGCCGACCGATGGCGCCCCGGCGCGCGGCCAGCCGGCCACCACCCGGGGCGTGGCCAGCACCGCGCCGGATGTGGCGGTCAGCAGCCTGCCGCCAAGCGCGCCGGTGGTGCGCAACTCCGCGCCGGCTCCGGCCGTTGTCGCCAGCACGGCCCCGCGCGCGGTGGCACCGGCACCGGTGCGTGCCGCCGCGGCGGCGCCGAGCCTGTCGCAGCAGATGGTCGGCGCGGTGATGGTGCAGGTCGCCAGCTTCTCCAACCGCGACAACGCCAACCGCGCGATGGGCCAGCTCAGTGCCGCCGGCATCGTCGGCGCGACCATCAGCGACATCGCCGCCGGTGGCCGCACCCTGTTCCGCCTGCGTGTTCCGGCAAGCGACCATGCCAGTGCGGCGGAACTTGTCGGTCGCATCGCCGGTCTGGGCCTGGGTTCGCCGCAGATCGTCAAGGACTGA
- a CDS encoding D-alanyl-D-alanine carboxypeptidase family protein — MNFRSAATALAATLVVGLASAQTPLPTPATPAPAAAAAPATVATPPAPAPSVSKAWVLMDYATGQVLAGENIHEQLAPASITKVMTSYVIAAEVKNGKVRADDQVMMSERAWREGGAGTDGSYSGFPVNQTARLEDMEKGMAIQSGNDAAIALAEHVAGSEEAFASLMNSYAAKIGMKDSHFVNAHGLTAQGHHSTAYDLALLGRAMVRDYPETYAYNKIKEFQVGNIKQPNRNLLLWRDGSVDGIKTGHTSEAGYCLMSSAQRGDQRLIAVVLGGASEKQRADDSLALLNWGFRFFETHRLYEPGKAVAEHKVWKGTTDKVQLGVAQPMLVSVPRGRYNDLKPSIDVPKTLEAPFTAGQQIGTVKVTLDGKVIAEAPLVAVAAVEQAGFFKRLWDSFWMWWESE; from the coding sequence ATGAATTTCCGTTCCGCCGCCACCGCCCTGGCCGCCACCCTGGTGGTGGGCCTGGCTTCCGCCCAGACGCCGCTGCCGACTCCGGCCACGCCGGCGCCCGCCGCCGCCGCCGCCCCGGCCACCGTCGCCACTCCGCCGGCCCCGGCGCCAAGCGTGTCCAAGGCCTGGGTGCTGATGGATTACGCCACCGGCCAGGTGCTGGCTGGTGAAAACATCCACGAGCAGCTGGCCCCGGCCAGCATCACCAAGGTGATGACGTCCTACGTGATCGCCGCCGAGGTCAAGAACGGCAAGGTCCGTGCGGATGACCAGGTGATGATGAGCGAGCGCGCCTGGCGCGAAGGTGGCGCCGGCACCGATGGCAGCTACAGCGGATTCCCGGTCAACCAGACCGCGCGCCTGGAAGACATGGAAAAGGGCATGGCGATCCAGTCCGGCAATGATGCCGCGATCGCCTTGGCCGAACATGTGGCTGGCAGCGAAGAGGCCTTTGCCTCGCTGATGAACAGCTACGCCGCCAAGATCGGCATGAAGGACTCGCACTTCGTCAACGCCCATGGCCTGACCGCGCAGGGCCACCACAGCACCGCCTACGATCTGGCGCTGCTGGGCCGCGCGATGGTCCGCGATTACCCGGAAACCTACGCGTACAACAAGATCAAGGAATTCCAGGTCGGCAACATCAAGCAGCCGAACCGCAACCTGCTGCTGTGGCGCGATGGCAGCGTGGACGGCATCAAGACCGGCCACACCTCCGAGGCGGGCTACTGCCTGATGAGCTCGGCCCAGCGTGGCGACCAGCGCCTGATCGCGGTGGTGCTGGGCGGTGCGTCGGAGAAGCAGCGTGCCGATGACAGCCTGGCCCTGCTGAACTGGGGCTTCCGCTTCTTCGAGACCCACCGCCTCTACGAGCCGGGCAAGGCCGTGGCCGAGCACAAGGTCTGGAAGGGCACCACCGACAAGGTGCAGCTGGGCGTGGCCCAGCCGATGCTGGTCAGCGTGCCGCGCGGCCGCTACAACGACCTGAAGCCGAGCATCGACGTGCCCAAGACCTTGGAAGCACCGTTCACCGCCGGCCAGCAGATCGGTACCGTGAAGGTCACCCTGGATGGCAAGGTCATCGCCGAGGCACCGCTGGTGGCCGTGGCCGCCGTCGAGCAGGCCGGCTTCTTCAAGCGCCTGTGGGACAGCTTCTGGATGTGGTGGGAATCGGAATGA